The window GATGAGCCAGAGAAAGTGATCCATGCCCGCCCAGAATTGGCTCAGCTCCACCAAGGTCTTGGTTCCGTTCTCAAACAGGTAAAGCTGATCGATGCAGTTGCGGAAACCGAGGATAAGTCCCCCGGTGATGATCGCGGGAATGAGCGGTGCGAAAATCTCTGCGGCGATGGCCGCAGCCCGCTGCAAGATGTTCTGGTTCCGCTGCGCCGCTTGCTTCACGGCATCCTTGGACACGCCCTCGATTCCGGCCACGTCCATGAAGTCCTTGTAGAACTCCGCGACCGTGTTCCCGATGATGACCTGAAACTGCCCTGCCTGTGTAAAGCTGCCCTTTACTGCTTTCATGGCCTCGATGCGCTTGACATCGGCCTTCTTAGGGTCGCCAAGAACAAAGCGCATCCGCGTCATGCAGTGAGAGACGGCAACAATGTTGTCCTTGCCGCCCACCAGTTCCAGAAGCTCTCTGGAATCCTCCGTGTACTTCCCCATGATGTGTCTCCTCCTGTTGCCTCGCAAACTTGTCTATACAAGATTTGTGAATATAAAATAACATGCTTGTCTATACAAGTAAAGATAGGAAGCAATGTTTTGAATAAAATTTTTCATCATAGAAATTGCTGATTCATGCTTTACCTTTTCGCTTGTATTATTTATACTAGGCTGTATAGACAAGAAAGGATGAGTGGAATGCCGGCGGCAAAGTTTGAGATTATCTACAAGGACTTGAAAAAAAAAATAGAGGAAAACATCTATCCCGCCGAAGCGGTGTTTCCCTCTGAGAACGAACTGACGGAGGCGTATGGCTGCTCCCGCGCCACGCTGCGCCGCGCTCTGGCTCGTCTCATCGAGCAGGGCTATATCCAGGCTGGACAGGGGCGGCGGATGCGGGTGATATATCAGCCGACGGAGCAAAACGAGTTTATGATCGGCGGCATTGAATCCTTCCGTGAAGCCGCTGCCCGCAATCACTTTCAGGCGGTTACCCGCGTCATTCATTTCGCCGAGGACGTTGTGGATGAAAAAACTTCAAAAAAAACAGGGCTTCCCTTGGGCAGCGACATCTATGATGTACGCCGCATCCGCTATCTGGATGGAAAAGCCCTGATTCTGGATATCAATCTGTTTCTGCGTGAGGCAGTGCCCCATCTCACCCCGGAAATTGCTTCCCGCTCCATCTATGACTACATAGAAAATGATCTGGGCATGGTCATCGTCACCAGCCGCCGCCGCATGACGGTGGAGTATGCTGCCGATTTGGATTTGCACTGGCTGGAAATGGGGGACTACAACTGCCTGGCCGTGGTCAGTGGGAGAATGTACAATGCCGAGGGCATACAGTTTGAGTACACGCAGTCCCGCCATCACCCGGAGTATTTTTGCTTTGAGGACACGGCTGTCAGGAGAAGCCAAGGTAGGCGAAATAAGTGGTAAACTAAGGAAACACTGATCAATTACGAATGACTGATTTTGAGTGTTTCATACTTACCGATGAGGATAGATACGGATGGAACTAAAGATATTCACGACGTTCCGGACAATTGTGCGCACGGGGAGTTTTACAAAGGCGGCGCGCCTCCTCAGCTACACGCCGTCGACGATCACGTTCCACATTGCATAGCTGGAAAAGCTGACGGGGGTACCGCTTTTTGAGAAAAGTGGGCGGCGTATGGTTCTGACAAAGGCAGGCGAGGCACTGATTCCGTATGTGGACGAGGTGCTTGCGGCGGCGAACAAGATCAAGAACTTTCAATACGGCATTGCCGCCTATCAGGGAACACTCACGGTCGGTGCGCCGGAGTCGCTGCTCTGCTTCCGTCTGCCTCCCTTGCTCAAACGTCTGCATGCGCACGCACCACGCGTCGATTTGCGTCTGCGCTCGCTCACGAGCCGCGATGTCGTTGCGGCTCTCAACGACGGACAGCTCGATGTCGGTTTCGCGTATACGATTCAAGAAAGAGACGAGGAGAGTCTTGTGTTCTGGGAGTTCGAGGAGAGCCCTGTGCATTTCTACACCGCAGTCAGTACAGCCGCATGGTGTCCGGACTTTCGAGAGCAGGCGATGGAGATCGATGAGATGCCGCTGATCACGATGCCGCATCCGGGTGAGATTCGGAAGATAGCGGACGACTACTTTCGAAAACAAGCGATCTCGTTTACGAATATGATTGAGCTGCGGAGTACGCAGACCATCATCAACATGGTTGAGAATGATATGGGGATTGCCCTGCTGCCGGATTATGCGGTGCGGGAACGCATCGGGCTAGGTCGGATGGCTGTGGCATTGTCGGATCCGCTGATCGTCACGTCATACTACGGGATTCACCGGAATAAATGGTGCAGTCCCGCAATGAATCTTTTCCTTGAAATCCTCGGGGAGGAGAGCGGACGACCGAGCGGGAAGAAATTGCTTCGTGATGAGGAGGGAGCTAATGCAGCCGATTGCCGCTGAGGAAATTCAGGACTTTGACACGAGTCTCGACCGCCTGTGGGCGCGACGCGATCTCGTTATCGTTGCGACGGGTGCGCTCATCTGTTTTCGTTCCATTTACCAGCGAGCGCTATGGATCGGTACACTCGGGCGGTTTCGCTATGCCGCCGTGCGGGAGGAGGACTACGTGCTCGGAACGGCGGAGGAGATCATTCGGGATGCGGTGCGGGATGCTGCACACCTGCCTGGTGCACAAGTGGTCGTTATCTACCTCTCCTGTCTCGATATCCTTACGCGTCCGGACTTTGCAGACATTGAGCATACGCTCTCTGCGGAGACGGGTTGCATTGTGCGCTGTTTCTTCCGTGGGCCGTTGGCAAAGGCGGACGGCATTCGGCACAAGACTGCAGAGGAGCTTCTCGCCGCGTTGCCGCCGGAGGATGGGGCGGTCACGGCATCGGCACCGCTGCCGCCGCCGATGAGCGATACGGCGGGCGTGTCGGATTTCCTGCGGGAAGAGGGCGCGGCACATATCCTTGTCACGCCGTCGGGCTGCCGCAATGCACTTGCACGCATGGATCTCATGCCGGAGCGTAGCGATGTCTATGCGCTCATCCCACAGGCGGAGGACTACATCTTCGGTATGGAGGAGACCGCTGCCGCAGAGACCGGTATGCTTGCGGCAGAGGGAACGTACCGCACGGTGCATCTTCTCAGCTCGCCGGTGCCTGCGTTCATGGCGATGGAGGCCGCGCCGGTTCTGCAAGCTGCGGAGGAGCAGGGCTGCCGCGCGTGTGCATCGCCGACGGATGGCTTTCATGATGCCGTGCACGGTGCTGCAGCGGCGTCGCTTCGTCTTGTGCAGGAGGCGGCCAATGGGTGGCGGGAGTCGGGGCGGACGGTTCTCATCCTCGGGTACAGCCCGTTGTTGTTCGGCGATATGGCGCAGCTGGATGCTCCGACTGCTTTTCTCTCCGCGTACGGCTGCGATGTGCGCATTGCAGGGCGCGACGCACTGATCGAACGCCCCGCGTTGGTCTGGTTGGTATCTGCTGCCGGCGTGTCTGCGGCGGCATGGCTGCACTGGGAATACGATGTGCCCGTTGTCCGCAGCCTGCCGTTCGGGGATGCTGGCAGGACTGCCTGGCAGGCTGAGATCGCTGCAGTGCTTGGCTTGCCCATAGAGGGGGCGTGTGTGGAGCCGACAGCGGGGGATGTGCGTGCGGACAAGATCCTCATCATCGCCGACCCGATTGTTGCCACCGCCACCGATCATCTGCTCCGTGCGTATGGATTTTGCAATATCCGCTGTGCGGCCTATGCGTGGGACGAGGAGACGGCGGCACTGTACCGACAGGCGGCAGCCGGAGCCGACGTGCTCGTCTTTCGTACGGCTGCAGAGTTGCAGTCCACATGGGATGCGGCGGATGCAGTTGTTGCCGATCCTGCGCTGCTGTCTGCGATGGGGGAGAAGCGCATCGTTCCGCTGCCGTCGGGTCTTCTCTCGGGCAGAGATGCCGCAGGCGAGAGGAGCGGCGTGCTTGGCGCGGACTTCGCTGCGGTTCTGGACGCATTTTTGAAAGGATGATACTTCAAAAATATTGAAGTATTGTTTTGAATCTATTCGATTGTACTTAATCGTAGACTATGATAATCTTTTCGTCAATTGATACTTTCGATACAAAGGATGGTTGCAAATGACACGGAAGAAGAAACTTGCTCTGCTCCTCGCATGTCTGACGGGCACAGGTATGGTGAACACGGCTGCTGCCGAGGAGCGTCTGCAGACAGAGGCGGCAGAGGAGATGGATACCTATGATCTGCCCGAGGTAACGGTGACCGGAGTGCGTCATCCCGCAGATACTCCGGTGCGCAGAAGTCTGCCCGGCGGATTCCAGGCAGAGCAGACGAATTTTGGTTTGATGGGCGATCAGGACGTGATGCAGGTGCCGTATACGGCACAGAGCCTCACAACGAAGAATTTCGATACGTTTGCTGCGCCGTCGGGCGACGTGAATCAGGTTCTCGCGAATGTGCCGTCGCTGCGCGTGGGCACCTCGCTCATCAAGACGGACTTCTCCGCGCGTGGGATGCTTGCGAACGGTTCGGCAATGTATCTCAACAATGTGCCGGGCTTCTTCATCATGGCGTCCGGTCCCGTGACGAATACCATCGGCCGCGCAGATGTCATGGTCGGTCCTGCGGCAACGCTTTCCGGCTCGGTGCAGTCCTACAACGGGCCCGACGGCGGACAGCCGGTCTCCGTGTATCTCTATACGAAACGGCCGGAGAAGGGGGACTTCACACGCTATCGGCAGACGATGGGCGGATATGGACACTATGGCGGCTATATCGACGTGAACCGCAGCGGGCTCGGCGACGGGACGTTTGGTGTGCGTGTCTACGGTGAGCACAGCGAGGGAAATTTTGCCGTGAGCGGTGCGGGACGACAAAAGACGAACCTCTTTGTCGATGTCAGCCGCGAGACGCCGAAGAGCACGACGAACTTCTTCGGCGGATACTACAAGGATCGTCTGCGCGGAACGGAGCGGCGCTTTAAGATCCAGCCCTCCGCCCGGCAGGTGCCGGGCGCACCCGATGCGAGCCGCAGCTACGATGATCCGAACCTCATGCACAGCGACTGGGACGGCTATCAGATCACGCTCAACCACGAGCAGAAGATCAATCCGCATACGAAGTGGTTCCTGAACGTAGGCACGAACGACATGACGAATCGCCGCTTCATCTACTGGGCGCAGATCACGATCGACGGCGACGGCAATCTGCGCGACAATCGCGTCTGGTCGCAGTATTTCTATCTCAAGAGCCGCTACGGGCAGGTCGGTGTGAACCACAAGTTCAAGACAGGGGCGGCGGAGCATGACGTGACGCTCGCCGTGGATCGTTCGTGGCGCGTGCAGTACAACAATACGCGGAGAGATGCTAAAAATGCTCATGTGACAGGTAATATATACTCCGGCATCATCTATAAGCCGTCGATCTACAACTACGACATCTCCGGCAGCCTCGGCCAGAAGTTCCAGTATCAGGAGATGGATACGAGCATCAACCTGATGGACAATGTAAAGATCGGGAAGTGGAATCTGCTCGCTGCCGTGACGCGCCGCCATGGCAACTACCGTGGCGCTGCTGCAGCCGGCGAGACGAAGGATACGCAGTATGCGCCGACATTCGGCGTGACCTATGCGCCGACGGACCGACTCTCGGTCTACGGTGCGTATGCAAAAGCCACGACGCGCGGGGAGGTGGTCGGCAGCGGCTATGCCAACGAGGGAGAGATTGCAGAGGCAGTCAAGGTGACCCAGAAGGAACTGGGTGTAAAGTATAAGTTCGGCAGTATGTACGCTGCGCTTGCTTATTTCGATATGAACCAGCCGAACTACATTGATGTTCCGAACCCCTCCAACCCGGCACTGCCGTTCTACCGTCTCGACGGCGAGAACCGCTACCGCGGTCTTGAACTCAGCGTTACGGGCGCCGCCGCGCCGAAGTGGAACGTATTCGGCGGGATTCAGTACCTCCATGCGCGTCAGCAGCGGACGCAAGGAGGCGCAAACGACGGCCTGCCGACGGACAGCTCGGCGCCGTGGAGCACCGTTGTCGGGCTTGAGTATATGCCAAATGCGGACTGGAGCATTACGGGGCGTCTGAACTACGTTTCGCGCGGTACGATCATCGGCACCGGCCGCCGCGAACTCTCCGTACCGTCATCGGCAGTATTTGATCTCTTTGCGAACTATCGGACGAAGATCGGAACGACGCCCGTGTCTCTGCAGGCGTCCATCTACAACGTATTCGACCGCAGCTACTGGATTCTGCAGCCGGGACAGGGGAGCAAGCTCCTCCTCTCGATGCCGCGGACGTTCATGCTCTCCGCGACGTTTGATCTCTGACGGCGCAGCACAGAAGATACAGATGGGATCGTTCCTGAGGCGAATATGCCTGCGGGGCGCGGTTCCGTATTCTAATTTATTCGGATTCGGAGGATGATCATGAAACATCGTTTGTCATTCGCTTTTCTTGGGGCGCTGATGCTCCTCTGCGCTGTGCTTGCAGGATGCGGATCACAAGAGGCAGCCGCGCCCAAGGCGGAGCGGGTTGTGACGGATACGACCGGACGCGAGGTGCATTTGCCGGGAGAGGTCAAGAGCATCGCTGTCGTGCCGATCCCGTGGGCGTCCATTGTCTACGCGGTAGACGGCACGGGGCAGCGCATCGCGGGGATGCATCCCTCGGCAAAGGCGTCTTATGAGAAGTCCATGCTGAAGACGTTGGCGCCCGAACTGGCAGGAGCTTCGACGGATTTTGTCGGGCAGGATTTTTCCATTCACATGGAAGAGCTCGGCAAGTTGAACCCGAGCGCCATCGTCGTTTGGAATTATCAAGAGGAGGAAATCAAACAGCTGGAGGCGCTTAAGGTTCCGACCATCGCGTTGAAATACGGCACGATGGAGGACTTGCAGAACGGCATCCGCGTCATCGGAAAAGTGCTCGGCAAAGAGGACCGTGCCGAGGAAATCATTGAGTTCCAAAAGGACACAATGGCCTATTTCGACGGGAAAAAGGCGGCACTCGCGGACAAACCAAAGCCGAAGGTCCTTTATTTATACGATGAGAATCTCAAGGTTGCGGGCGGCAACGCCGTCAATACCATGATGATTGAGACGGCAGGCGGCGCGAATGCGGCGAAGGAAGTCGACGGAACATGGGTCAATGTCACGATGGAGCAGGTCGCCGCGTGGAATCCCGATGTCGTGATCGTCAGCAATTTCTCGCAGGTTCAGCCAAGCGATCTGTTCGAAAACAAGCTCGAAGGCCAGAACTGGAGCAATATTGCCGCCGTTCGTGAGGGGCGCGTGTGGAAAGCCCCCGTCGGGCTCTACCGCTGGGATGCGCCCTGCGTCGAGACGCCGCTGATGATCAAGTGGATCGCGCAGAAACTGCATCCGGATGTTTTTAATGACTACCGTCTGACGGATGATCTGCGCGGCTTCTATGAGAAATTCTTCTCATACACGCTGACGGATGCTGATCTCAAGATGATTCTGCACGAGTGAGCTGCCCTATGAAACAAAACAATGCAGCTCTCTGGACGATCATGACGGTGCTGCTCATCGCTGTATTCTTCCTTTCGCTTGTGGCAGGACGTTTTGCAGTCGAACCGGCGGCCGTCTGTGACATTCTTATGCGTGCGGCCGGAGGCAATGCGGGTACGGATATGGCATCGACTGTCGTTCTGGAGCTGCGCCTGCCGCGGACGATCCTCGCTATGCTCGTCGGCGCGGGGCTTTCGCTCTCGGGTGCAGTCTACCAGGGCATTTTCCGCAATCCGCTTGTCAGCCCCGACGTGCTCGGTGTCTCAAGCGGTGCAGGGTTCGGTGCCGTACTGGGCATCCTCCTCTGGGGGACGGGAACGGGAACATCGGCGATCGCCTTCGTCTGCGGTATGGTGAGTGTCGGGCTCGCGTACTACTTCTCGCGCAGCCGTGGCTCTGTCTCGATGATGTCGCTCGTGCTCTCGGGCATCATCATCTCGTCGATCTTCTCCGCGCTCATCTCGCTCGTGAAATATGTCGCGGATCCCTATGACAAACTGCCCGCCATTACTTACTGGCTCATGGGCAGCCTTGGCAAGGCGGACTTTGATAAAATCCAGATCGTCGGACTGCCGATGATTGCCGCAGGGGCGTTGCTGCTTGCAATCCGCTGGCGGATCAATATTCTCTCACTTGGCGAGGAGGAGGCACGCAGCCTCGGGGTGAATCCCGCACGCATCCGCAACATTGCCATTGTCGCGGCGACGATTCTCACGGCACTCTCGGTGACGGCCTGCGGCATTGTCGGATGGGTCGGGCTCGTCATCCCGCACATGTGCCGCCGCATGGTCGGCGTCGATCATGCACGGCTCCTGCCTGCGGCGTGCTTCACGGGGGCGATCTTCCTCGCGCTCGTCGATATTTGCGCACGGAGTCTCCTTGCGGCAGAGCTGCCCATCGGCATTCTCACGGCACTCCTCGGCGCGCCGTTTTTTGCCTTCCTGCTGAAGCGTACGCGGGAGAAACAGGGGGATTGGTCATGATTACGGTGAAGAATGCCGCCTTTTCCTACGACGGCAGAAATGAACTGTTCTCCGATCTCTCCTTCTCCCTCGCGGCGGGTGAGGTTCTTACCATTCTTGGGCGCAATGGCATCGGCAAGACGACGTTCCTGCGCTGTTTGCTCGGCATCTTGCCGTGGACACGCGGGGAGTGTCTGGTGGACGGGCAGCGTCCCGACCCTGCTGCGGTCAGCGATGTGATCGGCTATGTGCCGCAGAGCCATGCACCTGCCTTTCCCTACACCGTCTTTGAGATGGTTATGATGGGGCGTGCGCGGCGCATCGGACTCTTTCGGACACCTGCGGCGGCAGACCGTGCGCGTGTTGCGGAGCTGCTCGATCTGGTCGGTGTCCTGCCGCTTGCGGAGCGTGCCGCGACCGAGCTAAGCGGCGGACAGCTGCAGATGGTCTACATCGCCCGTGCGCTCGCGGTCGAGCCAAAACTGATGATCCTCGACGAGCCGGAGGCACATCTGGACTTTCATAACCAGATGATTGTCCTGCGTCTGCTGAAGAAGTTGTCACTAGAGCAGAACATGACCATTGTCATGAACACGCATTCACCCGAGAACGCGCTCAAGATCTCGGACAAGAGCCTGCTCATGCGGCGCGGGGAGCAGCTCTTTGGGCCGACAGAAAGCCTGCTCAGTGAGGAGAACCTCTGTCGGTTCTATGACATCGACTGCCGCATTACGGAGACACGCATCGGGGATGAGGTGCATCGGGGGTTGCTGACGTTGTTGTAAAAATTAAGGAGGCATTGATAAATTCAGCCACGCCATCTTGACGCATCTTTTTTGCCCGCACTTTGCCCTCGATCCTCCACATAGCTTTGGCTATGCGTCCGGTTAGGATGTCATTTTCAACGAGGTAAACCAAAAGCTAATCCGGTTGAATATGGCACTCGCGAAAGCCCGCCCAATTCCCATGGAGTTCGTGGAAAACGTCGGTTCAAACGGGGGATTAAAGGAATGGAGGCGAGAAGATGGCGCGCGACGGTATCAATCGCGGAGGCAGGCGCGTCCGAGTGGGAGATATGTTTGACATAGACTATTTCTGTCCATGCTGTTCACTATACTTACGAAAGCACTGATAAATTCGGCATTGTCATCCAATCTGAGGTGCTGTTTTATTAGGACATCCCTAGGAGAGATCAACCGTGTACAGAGAGGAGATCATCATGGCAGAGGTAAAGACCAACGGGCAGACGGACAGCCGGAGAGGGTATTTCGATGTGGACGGCAGCGGGGCAATGACGGAACTCGTATTCCTGTTGGAGTTGAGCGGGCCGATGGCGGCGTTTGAGTCCGATATGATTGACGGATTCAACGATATGATCGCGCGGCTCAGGCAGGAGAGGTCGGATATCCTTGTTTGGCTCTGGAAAGAGATCGCCGGCTGCATCGACCATAAAAAGATCACCCATTGCATTGACCATAATACCCGCGTGCCGATTACCGAGGATTCCGCGCTCATCGAACAGGGCTGCTTTACGCGTCTCCTTACCCTTACGAGACAGTATAGACGTGAACATCCCGAAGATTTCGTAGAGCAGGACAGCTCGCGCGGCAGAGGGGGGCTGTTCGATTCCATCGGCGCCAGCATTCACATGGCTCAGCTCGTGTACCGGGAGGCGCACCCCGAGGAGCGTCCCGTGCGTACGATGTTCATTATTGTAACGGACAACGCAGAGATCGAGCGCGCGAACCAGTACTACTGGATGCCTGACAGCGTGCGGGCGTTGGTACAGCAGCAGGAAAAGGAGGCGGGCTGGGAATTCGTTTTCCTCGGTACGAACATCGACGCGGTGCAGGTCGCAGGAGACGTCGGCATCCCCGCCGAGAATGCCGCCACGTTCGCCTGTGATGCGGCGGGCGTGCGCGAGAACTTCGCGTCGCTCGGGACAATGATCTCCTCGTTTGCCAAAGGTGCGGGCATACCTCCGACATGGTCGGCGCAGATTGCCGAGCATCTCAAAAAAAGTAAGAGTAGTAGAAACTGAGCGGGGGAGATGTTAAGGACTCAAGGAATATGTCCATGATCCCGCATTTTTGAACATCTCGATAAGGCATGGACGAATTGCGTCCATGCCTTTTGCTATACGGTATGTAAAAATATGTGAGAAACAAGTCGATTGATTAATATTTTCATGGTATAATTATTGAAAATTAAATTGATAATAAATTACAGGAGATATAATAAATAATCTCGTACATATACAGCGAAAACAACATCATCTTACCCATAATCTGTCCACATCAATTGCTATGATGAAATTGCAGTGGATGATATGAATGGGAGGCGAATGGTATGAGCTACATCGCAGGTATCTTTGTTATTGGATCGATGATCGGTGCAGTGATTTTGTTTCTCTATGGATTGGTGACAGATCCTAGTAAGAAGACGCTTGAGATGCTGGGTGAGCCGATTGAGGATCGCCAGATTACCGTGTCGCGTGTGAACACAGCGCTGACCTTTCCCTCTAGTATCATTCTCGTAGCCTTAATGAACGACGTAACGTCGATAACGATACAATGTGGTGGTATGCAGGAGGTCGCTTGATTTCTTATGTGAAGTTGCGACATCCGTGGTATGGAGAGAAAATGAGTAATCTATTTATTATAGGGAACGGATTTGATTTATCACATGGTATAAAAAGCTCCTATAGAGATTTTCGTGAATATCTACAGGAGCAATATGATCCAACAAAACATGAAGTATATGATATACCAACGATTAATTGGGAGCATACCTATGATTATAGTGATATAGCAGATTTTTGGTTTAATGTTTTTGATGCGAATAATGATGACATAGAATGGAGCAAGTTCGAGAACTCTTTATATGGGCAGAATTATGGTGATTGTTTCTCTGAAATGGTCATGGATAGAGATGGGGAAGAGAATCTTTTAAAGACTGCATGGAACAATGAGTCATTATCAAAGTCAATAGTGGAGATTGTTCCTTTTATAAATCGATTCTTTACAGAGTGGATAAACCAAGTAGAAATTGATGATGTAAAGCCTAGAAAAAAATTTCAAGAGCTAATTGATCACAATAAAGATATCTTCCTTTCCATGAATTATACACTCACGTTGGAGAAGGTTTACAATATAAGTAAAGTATGTCATATTCATGGAAAAATTGGAGAAGAGTTCATATTTGGTCATGGAGAAGATGATTCGCTTTACGAAAAATATGAGCAAGAAAATATTGGAACGGAGTATAATCTTTCTGATATTGACAGGGCGCTTAAAAAAAACGTGCAGAAAGCATTGAAAACCCATCATAGTTTTTTTGAGCTGCTTGGCAAAGTTCCTGTTGAAAAGATATATTCTTACGGTTTTTCATATGGAAAAGCTGACCTGATATATGTGCAGGAGATAGTGAAATCATTGAGTAGAAATGTAATATGGTGTTTAAATAGTTTTGATGATGCAAATGGTCGCAATAGCATATTTGAATACTCCATAAGAGCGTGTGGATTTAGAGGTGGTTTCGATAGATTCAGTTGATGAGGAGAATTTAAACGTTACCCGGGGGAATTCGTCATAAATGTACGAATTCCCCTCTTTTTTTGTAAAAACAGTGAAGGGAGTATAGAATGTATAAGTTCATAAGGGACGAGATCGTCTACATTATGGAAATGTGTATGCTAACTAATTTGACGATAGACTAGTATTGTGCTATTATCAGACTAAAAACAGTCTGGAGGTAAATTCTTATGGATCATAATCTTATTTATTTGGATACATATATTCTTCAACAGGATATGCGTATTAGAATGCCAAAGAGCATATTATCAAATTTAAATGTTGAAAAAGGGAAGTCAAAATTCAATATATTTTTTGATAAAAAAAACTCCTGTCTTGTACTAAAAGTGGATGAAGTGACCACAGAGGATAATAAATGAAAAAGGTGAATGATACTCATAATATACGAATTGAACGAATATGGTCTATGCCCAATAAGAATACCTTTGAAATGACGCCTATAAAAAAACTGTTGTCTGAAGAAGTTGACTTGACAAAAATGTGGGTAGACCCTTTTGCCAATCAAAATAAGATAGCAAGTATCACCAATGATCTAAGCAAAGAATATGATACAGATTATCATATGGATGCCTTGGATTTTCTCAATATGTTTGATTCCGAGTCTGTTGATGGTGTTCTTTATGATCCTCCATATTCTCCGCGTCAAGTCAGTGAATGTTATAATAGTGTCGGGTACAATGTCACATGGGATACAACCAAAGCTTCTTTTTGGGGAAATCATAAAAGAGCGATTTCTCGTATAGTTAAGCTTGGAGGAAAAGTTATTACATTTGGATGGAACAGTGGTGGAATAGGGTACAAATATGGTTTTGAGATAGAAAGAATATTACTTATTCCTCACGGTGGTTGGCACAATGATACTATTTGTACTGTGGAAGTTAAAACCCATAAAGGTGACCACTGTTCCGCTGTAAAATCAGATGACAATCAAATGAAGGCGGTTCCTATGCTTACATCACAGGACATGCAACTAATTGAAGTCCTTCGAACACTTCCTACTAACTATTGGGATTTCAAGGAAGAAGACACAAAAACATACACACATGGCATTCATAACTATCCTGCTATGATGGTTAGTCCGATCAGTAGAAATATCATAAAAATAGTACGTAATATTCAACCCGTAAAATCTATATTTGATCCTTTTGCTGGTTCGGGAACTGTACTCGTTGAAGGAATGCTAAGTGGTATGGATCTAGTTGCTGGTAATGATATAAATCCATTTGCATTGCTCCTTTGTAAGGTCAAAACGACTAGGTTAGATTATCCAAAGCTAAAGAGATCGTGTGAATTACTATTGGAAAATGTACATAATAGGCTATGCGCTAACAAAGAGGCCTTAGAAAAAGTCGATACATACATTTCTGAAACTCTTGAGCTTGATATTTCGGCAAAAAAGGGATGGGCTGACGATGCGCCATCATTACTGCTTGAATTTTGTAATATAAATAAACTGGATATCCAAATCCCCGACTTCAAAAATATTGGATATTGGTTTAGACCGCGTGTTATTTTAGAGCTGGCAATTATCAAATCGGAAATCCATAGAGTCGCTGATTTTGACATTAGAGACTT of the Selenomonas dianae genome contains:
- a CDS encoding ABC transporter ATP-binding protein, producing MITVKNAAFSYDGRNELFSDLSFSLAAGEVLTILGRNGIGKTTFLRCLLGILPWTRGECLVDGQRPDPAAVSDVIGYVPQSHAPAFPYTVFEMVMMGRARRIGLFRTPAAADRARVAELLDLVGVLPLAERAATELSGGQLQMVYIARALAVEPKLMILDEPEAHLDFHNQMIVLRLLKKLSLEQNMTIVMNTHSPENALKISDKSLLMRRGEQLFGPTESLLSEENLCRFYDIDCRITETRIGDEVHRGLLTLL
- a CDS encoding bacteriophage abortive infection AbiH family protein encodes the protein MISYVKLRHPWYGEKMSNLFIIGNGFDLSHGIKSSYRDFREYLQEQYDPTKHEVYDIPTINWEHTYDYSDIADFWFNVFDANNDDIEWSKFENSLYGQNYGDCFSEMVMDRDGEENLLKTAWNNESLSKSIVEIVPFINRFFTEWINQVEIDDVKPRKKFQELIDHNKDIFLSMNYTLTLEKVYNISKVCHIHGKIGEEFIFGHGEDDSLYEKYEQENIGTEYNLSDIDRALKKNVQKALKTHHSFFELLGKVPVEKIYSYGFSYGKADLIYVQEIVKSLSRNVIWCLNSFDDANGRNSIFEYSIRACGFRGGFDRFS
- a CDS encoding site-specific DNA-methyltransferase, with translation MKKVNDTHNIRIERIWSMPNKNTFEMTPIKKLLSEEVDLTKMWVDPFANQNKIASITNDLSKEYDTDYHMDALDFLNMFDSESVDGVLYDPPYSPRQVSECYNSVGYNVTWDTTKASFWGNHKRAISRIVKLGGKVITFGWNSGGIGYKYGFEIERILLIPHGGWHNDTICTVEVKTHKGDHCSAVKSDDNQMKAVPMLTSQDMQLIEVLRTLPTNYWDFKEEDTKTYTHGIHNYPAMMVSPISRNIIKIVRNIQPVKSIFDPFAGSGTVLVEGMLSGMDLVAGNDINPFALLLCKVKTTRLDYPKLKRSCELLLENVHNRLCANKEALEKVDTYISETLELDISAKKGWADDAPSLLLEFCNINKLDIQIPDFKNIGYWFRPRVILELAIIKSEIHRVADFDIRDFMFVAMSESIRLVSNRRNGEFKMFRMPAPKVLTFKPDAYTEFSSILLRNVEKMKDFCDALDKNAVVPKTTIYSNNTCTLEDVPDNSFDLVITSPPYGDSRTTVAYGEYSRLSLQWINLHNLSEKEIMGLDKTLMGGNKYRNGFEFSLQSETLRASLSKIKDLDIERAGDVYSFYKDLDASIKSVAVKTKSGGYQFWVVGNRTVKNELLETEVIITELASQYGLVPIYIINRNIPNKIMPSRNSPTNETGKTNTTMTKEHIVILRKE